From Oryctolagus cuniculus chromosome 17, mOryCun1.1, whole genome shotgun sequence, a single genomic window includes:
- the LOC100345019 gene encoding LOW QUALITY PROTEIN: serpin H1 (The sequence of the model RefSeq protein was modified relative to this genomic sequence to represent the inferred CDS: inserted 1 base in 1 codon; substituted 1 base at 1 genomic stop codon), which yields MRSIQLLSAFCLLAVALAAEVKKPAAAAAPGTAEKLSPKATTLAERSANLAFSLYQAMAKDQAVENILLSPMVVASSLGLVXQGSKAAKASQAKAVLSAQQLRDEEVHAGLGELRRSLNNSTVHNVTWKLGSRLYGPSSVSFADDFVRSSKQHYNCEHSKINFRDKRSALQCINEGAAQTTYGKLPEVTKDVERTDGALLVNAMFFKPHWDEKFHKMVDNRGFMVTRSYTVGVTMMHRTGLYNYYDDEKEKLQMVEMPLAHKLSSLIIIMPHHVEPLERLEKLLTKEQLKTWMGKMPKKAVAISLPKGVVEVTHDLQKHLAGLGLTEAMDKNKADLSRMSGKKDLYLASVFHATAFEWDTDGXPFNQDIYGREELHSPKLFYADHPFTFLVRDAQSGSLLFIGRLVRPKGDKMRDEL from the exons ATGCGCTCCATCCAGCTCCTCAGCGCCTTCTGCCTCCTGGCGGTGGCCCTGGCGGCCGAGGTGAAGAAGCCCGCGGCGGCGGCAGCACCCGGCACCGCGGAGAAGCTGAGCCCCAAGGCGACCACGCTGGCCGAGCGCAGCGCCAACCTGGCCTTCAGCCTGTACCAGGCCATGGCCAAGGACCAGGCGGTGGAGAACATCCTGCTGTCGCCCATGGTGGTGGCCTCCTCTCTGGGGCTCGTATAGCAGGGCAGCAAGGCGGCCAAGGCGTCGCAGGCCAAGGCGGTGCTGAGCGCCCAGCAGCTGCGCGATGAGGAGGTGCACGCGGGCCTGGGCGAGCTGCGGCGCTCCCTGAACAACTCCACGGTGCACAACGTGACCTGGAAGCTGGGCAGCCGTCTGTACGGGCCCAGCTCGGTGAGCTTCGCCGACGACTTCGTGCGCAGCAGCAAGCAGCATTACAACTGCGAGCACTCCAAGATCAACTTCCGCGACAAGCGCAGCGCCCTGCAGTGCATCAACGAGGGGGCGGCGCAGACCACCTACGGCAAGCTGCCCGAGGTCACCAAGGACGTGGAGCGCACGGACGGCGCGCTGCTCGTCAATGCCATGTTCTTCAAGCCGCACTGGGATGAGAAGTTCCACAAGATGGTGGACAACCGCGGCTTCATGGTGACCCGTTCCTACACCGTGGGTGTCACAATGATGCACCGGACAGGCCTCTACAACTACTATGACGATGAGAAGGAGAAGCTGCAGATGGTGGAGATGCCCTTGGCCCACAAGCTGTCCAGCCTCATCATCATCATGCCCCACCACGTGGAGCCGCTCGAGCGCCTGGAGAAGCTGCTGACCAAAGAGCAGCTGAAGACCTGGATGGGGAAGATGCCGAAGAAGGCAGTGGCCATCTCCCTGCCCAAGGGCGTGGTGGAGGTGACCCATGACCTGCAGAAACACCTGGCCGGGCTAGGCCTGACCGAGGCCATGGACAAGAACAAGGCGGACCTGTCGCGCATGTCGGGCAAGAAGGACCTGTACCTGGCCAGCGTGTTCCACGCCACCGCCTTCGAGTGGGACACGGATG AACCCTTCAACCAGGACATCTATGGGCGCGAGGAGCTGCACAGCCCCAAGCTCTTCTATGCTGACCACCCCTTCACCTTCCTGGTGCGCGACGCCCAGAGCGGCTCCCTGCTCTTCATCGGGCGCCTGGTCCGGCCCAAGGGCGACAAGATGCGGGACGAGTTGTAG